The Thermoflavifilum sp. genome contains a region encoding:
- a CDS encoding SusC/RagA family TonB-linked outer membrane protein, whose translation MSKITVLLLLAFLEVSASGYSQNTFTLNFHKTRIERILHYLEKHSDYVFYYTNDELEALPSVDLHLKDITLPELLDSLSRRLGIGYQILDNKLVVLGTHVQPVQDHRITGRVTDTTGKPLAGVTVRVKGKQMGTVTDADGRFSLVVPDDAVLEFSAIGYNRVEVPVGDRQNITVNMHEISSALNELVVVGYGTEKKATLTGSISSVKGSDIVKSPAVNVSNSLVGRLPGLTAVQGSGEPGYDGSTIRIRGINSFNNNDPLVVVDGIPYRSLERIDPNSIESITILKDASAAIYGSEAANGVILITTKRGRVGKPQIGLNLNYGYNQPTRLPKMADAATYATMLNEIADYAGTPEPYSAQDIQKFKDGSDPWQHPNTDWFKEVLKKWSDQYAGDISVSGGTESMRYYVLVGTRFEDGNYRRSATFYRQDNFLANLDAHVNKNVHIGVDLSGREEYRHFPTRGAGEIFRFVMRGKPTMNAYWPNGLPGPDIEYGDNPAVIVTSATGYDKDLRYYLNSNLHLDINIPWIKGLSITGNAAFDKGFQFRKLWQTPWYLYNLQGFDSAGNPILIKGQRGYDKPQLTEWAADNTTITLNALLNYEHRFGVNHDFKFMVGTESIKGYGNNFNAFRRFNSTAIDQLFAGLQDNYLNNGGSGYINARLNYFGRVNYSYKEKYLLEFVWRYDGSYIFPENHRFGFFPGVSAGWRISQENFWQKALPFINDFKLRASYGQTGNDRIDEWQYLATYSLGNWFNGNYGYGSLSLSYYPFVTNGNVENQTLYESRIPNPDVTWERANQTDVGFDATLLKSKLAVTFDYFSYIRSKILWYRNASVPLSTGLALPRENIGKAGNRGFDFAVNYQDQAGKFHYQLGVNGGYARNRVIYWDEPPGAPKYQQTTGHPFPSSGLYYVAIGVFHNQAEIDKYPHWAGARPGDIIFKDVNGDGKIDGNDRVRSYKNNVPRFTGGFTAQLQYGPFDLSILLQGAAGAENYVFTESGEIGNFLESFAEGRWTPSNPDANKPRTFNRSNEYWASQANTYFLHSTDYLRLKNLEIGYSLPAHALQRMGFQQFRIYVSGYNLLTYSPHYKDFDPEASAGSGQSYPLQRVVNLGLNASF comes from the coding sequence ATGTCGAAAATTACGGTGCTGTTGTTACTGGCGTTTTTAGAGGTTTCTGCTTCGGGCTACTCTCAAAATACCTTTACCCTGAATTTCCATAAAACGCGTATCGAGCGCATTCTGCATTATCTTGAAAAACATTCTGATTATGTCTTTTATTACACCAACGATGAGCTGGAAGCCCTTCCCAGTGTTGATTTGCATTTGAAAGACATCACCTTACCGGAATTACTTGACAGCCTCAGCAGGCGATTGGGCATAGGCTATCAAATTCTGGATAATAAACTGGTGGTTCTGGGCACACATGTGCAGCCTGTCCAGGACCATCGCATCACCGGTCGTGTTACCGATACCACCGGTAAACCGCTGGCGGGCGTTACGGTACGGGTTAAAGGCAAGCAGATGGGGACGGTTACCGATGCTGATGGGCGCTTTTCTCTGGTAGTACCCGACGATGCTGTACTGGAATTTAGTGCTATCGGGTATAACCGGGTGGAGGTGCCGGTAGGCGACAGACAGAACATCACTGTGAACATGCACGAAATTTCCAGTGCACTCAATGAATTGGTGGTCGTGGGCTATGGTACAGAAAAGAAAGCCACGCTTACGGGTTCTATCAGCAGTGTGAAAGGTTCAGATATCGTCAAATCGCCGGCAGTCAATGTCAGCAACAGCCTGGTAGGTCGTTTGCCCGGACTCACGGCGGTGCAGGGCAGCGGCGAGCCCGGCTATGATGGTTCCACCATTCGCATCAGGGGTATTAACTCGTTCAACAACAACGATCCGCTGGTTGTGGTGGATGGTATTCCCTATCGGAGCCTGGAGCGCATCGATCCGAACAGTATTGAAAGCATCACTATTTTAAAAGATGCATCTGCGGCCATTTATGGTTCAGAAGCTGCTAATGGCGTCATCCTCATCACCACCAAGCGCGGAAGAGTGGGCAAACCCCAGATTGGATTGAACCTGAACTATGGGTATAACCAGCCTACACGTCTTCCGAAAATGGCCGATGCCGCTACCTATGCCACCATGCTGAATGAAATTGCAGATTATGCAGGCACTCCGGAACCCTATTCGGCGCAGGATATCCAGAAATTCAAGGACGGCTCGGATCCCTGGCAGCATCCAAATACCGATTGGTTTAAGGAAGTGCTCAAAAAATGGTCAGATCAATATGCGGGGGATATCAGTGTATCCGGCGGTACCGAATCCATGCGATATTATGTACTGGTAGGTACCCGGTTTGAAGATGGGAATTATCGGCGAAGCGCAACTTTTTACCGACAGGATAATTTCCTGGCCAATCTCGATGCACATGTAAACAAGAATGTGCACATAGGCGTGGATTTAAGCGGCCGGGAAGAATACCGTCATTTCCCTACCCGCGGTGCAGGCGAGATATTCCGTTTCGTCATGCGGGGTAAACCCACCATGAACGCTTACTGGCCGAATGGATTACCCGGTCCCGATATTGAATATGGCGATAACCCGGCTGTGATTGTTACTTCAGCAACGGGTTACGACAAAGATCTGCGGTATTACCTGAACAGCAATCTGCACCTGGATATCAATATTCCCTGGATTAAAGGGCTGTCCATTACCGGAAATGCCGCGTTCGACAAGGGTTTTCAATTCCGCAAACTCTGGCAAACGCCCTGGTACCTGTATAACCTCCAGGGCTTTGATTCGGCCGGCAATCCCATTCTCATCAAAGGGCAGCGCGGTTACGACAAGCCCCAGCTTACCGAGTGGGCGGCCGATAATACCACCATTACCCTGAACGCCCTGCTCAATTATGAACATCGTTTCGGAGTAAACCATGATTTTAAATTCATGGTAGGAACGGAATCCATCAAGGGCTATGGCAATAATTTCAATGCTTTTCGCCGGTTCAACTCTACAGCGATTGACCAGCTCTTTGCAGGCTTGCAGGATAATTATCTGAACAACGGGGGATCGGGATATATCAATGCGCGTTTGAATTATTTCGGACGGGTCAATTACAGCTATAAGGAAAAATACCTGTTAGAATTTGTCTGGCGCTACGATGGCTCGTATATCTTCCCCGAAAATCACCGGTTTGGTTTCTTCCCCGGCGTGTCGGCTGGCTGGCGTATTTCACAGGAGAACTTCTGGCAAAAAGCCCTGCCGTTTATCAACGACTTCAAGCTCAGGGCTTCTTACGGGCAAACGGGTAACGATCGCATCGATGAATGGCAATATCTGGCTACTTATTCTTTAGGGAACTGGTTTAATGGTAATTATGGCTATGGCTCGTTAAGTTTAAGTTATTATCCGTTCGTGACCAATGGGAATGTGGAAAATCAAACCCTGTATGAATCGCGTATTCCCAATCCGGATGTGACCTGGGAACGGGCCAATCAAACTGATGTAGGATTCGACGCCACCTTGCTCAAGAGTAAGCTTGCTGTGACATTTGACTACTTCAGCTACATTCGATCGAAAATTCTCTGGTATCGTAATGCTTCTGTGCCCCTATCTACCGGACTGGCTTTGCCGCGGGAGAACATCGGAAAAGCCGGTAATCGCGGGTTTGACTTTGCAGTCAATTATCAGGACCAGGCCGGTAAATTCCACTATCAGTTAGGTGTCAATGGAGGCTACGCGCGCAATCGGGTCATTTACTGGGATGAACCTCCGGGTGCACCCAAATATCAGCAAACCACAGGCCATCCATTCCCCTCATCCGGTTTGTATTATGTAGCGATTGGCGTATTCCACAACCAGGCGGAGATTGATAAATACCCGCACTGGGCCGGAGCTCGCCCGGGTGATATCATTTTCAAAGACGTGAACGGCGATGGAAAAATTGATGGAAATGATAGGGTCAGGAGTTATAAAAACAATGTTCCGCGTTTTACGGGTGGATTTACGGCGCAGTTGCAGTACGGACCCTTTGATCTTTCCATTTTGTTGCAAGGTGCTGCGGGAGCCGAGAATTATGTGTTCACGGAATCAGGTGAGATTGGCAATTTCCTGGAAAGCTTTGCCGAAGGGCGCTGGACGCCTTCCAATCCTGATGCAAACAAACCCCGTACCTTCAACCGCAGCAACGAATACTGGGCATCCCAGGCGAACACGTACTTTTTGCATAGCACAGACTATCTGCGGTTGAAAAATCTGGAGATAGGCTATTCCCTGCCTGCACATGCTTTACAAAGGATGGGCTTTCAGCAGTTCCGGATTTATGTGAGCGGATACAACCTGCTGACTTATAGTCCGCATTACAAGGATTTTGATCCGGAAGCATCCGCTGGAAGTGGACAGAGCTATCCTTTGCAACGCGTGGTGAATCTGGGTTTGAATGCGAGTTTTTAA
- a CDS encoding FecR domain-containing protein — protein MDESIWELIVKMFSEGLDAEEQDRLQQWFLDNPESWIKSGILQKARLVLMHNLTEERKQAMMAKVKQRLLTEAALEDATSHPGFLEKNKSWIAGTWAVIIIIMGVGITWWWSKNEHNGPMGTMVWKTISTAPGVKSMITLPDGSTIWLNAATTLQYPETFSDSMREVYLSGEAYFKIIHRAHQPFVIHTREMDIRDLGTEFNVRAYPDEDFTETVLISGAVAIKLHEKQGEEQMIYLKPDQKLIFRRHPDAEAASPVSSVKRSGSLPAEAREQVKLMPLQPLVDHLIPEIAWKDNRLVFEDETFTELAQRLQRWYGIPFHIQSEQLAHQRFTGRADNVSLNQLLQILQKIQPFRYQITDTAVLIQSVTP, from the coding sequence ATGGATGAATCAATCTGGGAGTTGATTGTCAAAATGTTCAGCGAAGGCCTTGATGCAGAAGAGCAGGACAGGCTGCAGCAATGGTTTCTGGATAATCCCGAATCATGGATTAAGAGTGGGATATTGCAAAAGGCGAGGCTTGTGTTGATGCACAACCTTACAGAAGAACGCAAACAAGCGATGATGGCGAAAGTAAAACAGCGATTGCTAACAGAAGCAGCTCTTGAAGATGCAACATCGCATCCAGGCTTTCTGGAAAAAAACAAAAGCTGGATCGCTGGTACATGGGCTGTCATCATCATCATTATGGGCGTAGGTATCACCTGGTGGTGGTCGAAAAATGAGCACAACGGTCCTATGGGAACGATGGTATGGAAAACCATCAGTACCGCTCCTGGAGTAAAGTCGATGATCACGCTGCCCGATGGCAGCACCATCTGGCTCAATGCAGCTACCACCCTGCAATACCCTGAAACATTCTCCGATAGCATGCGCGAGGTATATCTCAGCGGGGAGGCTTATTTTAAAATCATCCATCGTGCGCATCAGCCTTTTGTTATTCATACCCGTGAAATGGATATACGCGATCTGGGTACAGAATTCAATGTGCGGGCTTATCCGGATGAAGATTTTACCGAAACGGTATTGATTTCTGGCGCAGTAGCCATCAAACTGCACGAAAAACAGGGAGAAGAACAAATGATTTATTTGAAACCAGACCAGAAACTCATTTTCCGAAGGCATCCCGATGCTGAAGCTGCGTCTCCGGTGTCTTCAGTGAAACGCTCAGGAAGCCTGCCGGCTGAAGCGCGTGAACAGGTGAAGCTCATGCCGCTTCAACCACTTGTCGATCATTTGATTCCAGAAATAGCCTGGAAGGACAACCGACTGGTATTTGAAGATGAGACTTTTACAGAGCTGGCACAGCGCTTGCAGCGATGGTACGGCATTCCCTTTCATATCCAGAGTGAACAGCTGGCCCATCAACGATTTACCGGAAGAGCCGATAATGTCTCGTTAAATCAGCTATTACAAATCCTGCAGAAAATTCAACCTTTTCGGTATCAGATTACCGATACCGCAGTGCTCATTCAATCTGTTACACCATGA
- a CDS encoding RNA polymerase sigma-70 factor, with protein sequence MKRETLLCLQQKIAHGDEQAFERLMHETMPVLHAYALRMLRDQQLSEEVVMDVFVKLWQNRTGFGEVSNPLFYLLKAVKNTALNYLKSSARKPLSAAELAEDRFALQISPEDVLISKEHIQQIQQALDELPPRSREVLLLCKEYRLSYAEVAELLGISQATVNVHMTQALKKLWQMLEALHLVSS encoded by the coding sequence ATGAAACGCGAAACCTTACTATGCCTCCAGCAGAAGATTGCCCATGGTGATGAGCAAGCATTTGAGCGCTTGATGCATGAGACCATGCCGGTTTTACATGCTTATGCCCTGCGCATGCTGCGTGATCAGCAATTGTCCGAGGAAGTGGTGATGGATGTGTTTGTGAAATTGTGGCAAAACCGTACTGGATTTGGCGAAGTCAGCAATCCCCTGTTTTATTTATTGAAAGCAGTAAAAAACACCGCACTCAATTATCTCAAATCATCCGCCCGAAAGCCCCTCTCTGCAGCGGAACTGGCCGAAGATCGGTTTGCGCTGCAGATTTCACCAGAAGATGTATTGATCTCCAAAGAACATATTCAGCAAATTCAGCAAGCGCTGGATGAATTGCCCCCTCGATCAAGAGAGGTGTTGTTGCTCTGCAAGGAATACCGGCTTAGCTATGCAGAGGTAGCTGAGTTGCTGGGCATCTCGCAAGCTACCGTTAATGTACACATGACGCAAGCCTTGAAAAAGCTCTGGCAGATGCTGGAAGCCCTTCATCTCGTTTCTTCATAG
- a CDS encoding hydroxymethylglutaryl-CoA lyase, translated as MQLPSNRVVITECPRDAMQGWPKIIPTEAKIRYLNALLQVGFDVLDFGSFVSPKAVPQMADTHEVVKALEKNERTALLAIAVNQRGAEQALQYPLIDFIGFPFSLSETFQLRNARQTQAEAFAQVKHIQQLLQGTGKQLLVYLSMGFGNPYGDPYHEEWVYTWLGRLSDLGIRYFALADTVALATPDRIRRVFNRVLPAFPELAIGAHFHVTPRNWRDHVAAAFESGCRRFDAALGGYGGCPMAEDHLTGNLSTELLIDYLQQQEIELSIRHDALSKAIHIMNEIFM; from the coding sequence ATGCAACTACCGTCAAACCGGGTGGTCATCACCGAATGCCCGCGCGATGCCATGCAGGGCTGGCCGAAAATCATCCCCACCGAAGCGAAGATCCGTTATCTCAACGCCCTGCTGCAGGTGGGTTTCGATGTGCTTGATTTTGGCAGCTTCGTCTCCCCGAAAGCCGTTCCACAGATGGCCGATACCCATGAAGTGGTAAAAGCCCTTGAAAAAAACGAACGAACCGCTTTACTGGCCATTGCGGTCAACCAGCGGGGAGCTGAACAGGCTCTGCAATATCCCCTCATCGATTTCATCGGCTTTCCCTTTTCCCTGTCGGAAACCTTTCAATTGCGCAACGCCCGACAAACCCAGGCTGAAGCCTTTGCACAGGTCAAACACATCCAACAGTTGCTGCAGGGCACGGGTAAGCAACTCCTCGTTTACCTGTCGATGGGCTTCGGCAATCCCTATGGCGATCCTTACCACGAGGAATGGGTCTATACCTGGCTGGGCCGGCTTTCCGATTTAGGCATCCGGTATTTTGCTCTGGCCGACACAGTAGCCCTTGCCACGCCCGACCGGATCAGGCGGGTTTTTAACCGGGTGCTGCCCGCCTTTCCGGAACTGGCCATCGGCGCACATTTTCATGTTACACCCCGCAACTGGCGCGATCATGTCGCTGCCGCTTTTGAAAGCGGTTGCCGGCGTTTTGATGCCGCATTAGGCGGATATGGCGGCTGTCCTATGGCCGAAGATCATTTAACCGGCAACCTATCTACCGAATTACTGATTGACTATCTCCAGCAACAAGAGATTGAATTATCTATCCGCCATGACGCACTTAGCAAGGCTATCCATATCATGAATGAAATTTTTATGTAA
- the rlmB gene encoding 23S rRNA (guanosine(2251)-2'-O)-methyltransferase RlmB, whose amino-acid sequence MADQLIVGRHPVLEALRAGRPLNHIFIQRQAGGDVLQEILRLARDRQVPVKLVPPEKLRRMTRATHQGCIAVASPIDYYELQQIISYILEQGQTPLFVLAERVTDIRNIGAIARSALCFGAQALILPGKDTAPINEQAVKASAGALERLMVARVSNLRSAVRELHLNGIRVIATAVKQGHAPRDIDWSQPLALLLGAEDQGLSEAELRLADAVVTIPMEAGFDSLNVSVAAGILLYEAFLQRRSTP is encoded by the coding sequence ATGGCTGATCAGCTCATCGTCGGCCGCCATCCCGTCTTAGAGGCATTGCGTGCGGGCAGGCCGCTGAATCACATTTTCATCCAGCGTCAGGCCGGCGGCGATGTGCTGCAGGAAATTCTGCGGCTGGCGCGCGATAGACAGGTGCCGGTGAAATTGGTGCCTCCGGAGAAACTCCGCAGGATGACCCGCGCCACCCATCAGGGATGTATCGCCGTGGCCTCTCCGATCGATTATTATGAGCTGCAACAGATCATCAGCTATATCTTAGAGCAGGGGCAGACTCCACTTTTTGTGTTAGCCGAACGGGTGACCGATATCCGGAACATCGGTGCCATCGCCCGTTCAGCTCTTTGCTTTGGAGCGCAGGCCTTGATCCTGCCTGGAAAAGATACCGCACCCATCAACGAGCAGGCCGTCAAAGCTTCCGCCGGCGCCCTCGAACGATTGATGGTTGCTCGGGTAAGTAACCTGCGGTCGGCCGTCCGCGAACTCCATCTCAACGGCATTCGGGTCATCGCTACTGCGGTGAAGCAGGGGCACGCACCACGCGACATCGACTGGTCGCAGCCGCTTGCCCTGCTCTTAGGAGCGGAAGACCAGGGCTTGAGCGAAGCCGAGCTCAGGCTGGCCGATGCGGTGGTGACCATCCCCATGGAGGCGGGGTTCGACTCGCTGAATGTATCGGTAGCCGCCGGCATCCTGTTGTATGAAGCTTTTCTGCAAAGACGGTCCACGCCTTGA
- a CDS encoding NUDIX hydrolase encodes MSVTHTAETNPWLTTGERMVYDNPWIRVTEYQVIRPSGNPGIYGVVHFKNLAIGVVPMDADGQLWLVGQYRYPLKAYSWEIPEGGGPLDVDPLISAQRELLEETGIRADRWDLILTMHLSNSVSDEQAFVYLATGLSYHDSQPEETEQLQLRRVSLDAAYADVVEGRITDSISVAAILRLMLMKKENRLIYG; translated from the coding sequence ATGTCGGTTACACACACAGCAGAAACCAATCCATGGCTGACTACAGGCGAGCGCATGGTGTATGATAATCCCTGGATACGGGTTACCGAATATCAGGTGATCCGCCCTTCCGGTAATCCGGGTATTTACGGAGTCGTGCATTTCAAAAATCTGGCCATTGGTGTGGTGCCCATGGATGCCGATGGTCAGCTCTGGCTGGTTGGGCAATATCGTTATCCGTTGAAAGCCTATAGCTGGGAGATTCCCGAAGGCGGCGGCCCGCTGGATGTGGATCCGCTCATATCCGCACAACGCGAGTTATTAGAAGAAACCGGCATCCGGGCGGACCGCTGGGATTTGATCCTCACCATGCATCTTTCCAACTCCGTTTCCGATGAACAGGCCTTCGTGTATCTGGCCACCGGACTCAGCTATCACGACAGCCAGCCGGAAGAAACCGAGCAGTTGCAGCTGCGCAGGGTATCGCTCGACGCAGCCTATGCGGATGTAGTCGAAGGCCGCATCACTGACTCTATCTCGGTGGCGGCTATCTTGCGGTTGATGCTCATGAAAAAAGAAAATCGGCTGATATATGGCTGA
- a CDS encoding aldehyde dehydrogenase family protein, producing MDISMDFLAPLHIHARQSGVSTGCRWLEGRGEEIASYSPVDGRSIAHFRAADRQEYEEVVAKARQAFEAWRQVPPPVRGEFVRRVGEKLREYKPLLGRLVSYEMGKSLQEGWGEVQEMIDICDFAVGLSRQLYGLTMASERPAHRMFEQWHPLGPVGVITAFNFPVSVWSWNAMIAWVCGDVVIWKPSEKTTLCAIACQHIVGQVMEAMQLPEGLSCLVAGRAEVGQWMAEDRQIPLISATGSVKMGKAVGAIVAQRLGRTILELSGNNAIIISQHADLDLALRAAVFGAVGTAGQRCTTTRRLIIHREVYDRFKQMLQHAYAQLRIGNPLDESNHVGPLIDRQAVEQYLNAITACRQQGGRFLVEGGVLEGPGYESGCYVKPCIAEVNPDMPIVQQETFAPILYIMPYENLEEAVAIHNRVPQGLSSAIMTLNLREAEYFLSAAGSDCGIANVNIGTSGAEIGGAFGGEKDTGGGRESGSDAWKNYMRRQTCTINYGTSLPLAQGIRFDIQ from the coding sequence ATGGATATTTCCATGGATTTTTTAGCACCGTTGCATATTCACGCTCGCCAGTCGGGCGTGAGCACGGGCTGCCGCTGGCTGGAGGGGCGAGGGGAGGAGATCGCTTCTTACTCGCCTGTGGATGGGCGGTCGATTGCTCATTTCCGCGCCGCCGATAGGCAGGAATATGAAGAGGTTGTGGCGAAGGCCCGGCAGGCGTTTGAGGCATGGCGACAGGTACCGCCGCCGGTGCGCGGCGAATTTGTACGGCGGGTCGGTGAAAAGCTCAGGGAGTATAAGCCTCTGCTTGGCCGGCTGGTCTCGTATGAAATGGGCAAAAGCCTGCAAGAAGGCTGGGGCGAGGTGCAGGAGATGATCGATATCTGTGATTTTGCGGTGGGCTTGTCGCGTCAGCTTTATGGTTTGACGATGGCCTCGGAACGCCCGGCGCACCGCATGTTTGAGCAATGGCATCCGCTGGGCCCCGTAGGGGTGATTACGGCCTTTAATTTTCCGGTGTCGGTGTGGAGCTGGAATGCCATGATTGCCTGGGTATGTGGAGATGTGGTGATCTGGAAGCCTTCGGAAAAAACTACCTTGTGCGCCATAGCCTGTCAGCATATCGTGGGGCAGGTGATGGAAGCCATGCAGCTGCCCGAAGGGCTTTCCTGTCTGGTGGCTGGAAGAGCGGAGGTGGGGCAGTGGATGGCTGAAGATCGCCAGATTCCGTTGATCTCGGCCACGGGCTCGGTGAAGATGGGGAAAGCGGTGGGAGCGATAGTCGCACAACGGCTGGGGCGCACCATCCTGGAGCTCAGCGGCAACAATGCCATCATCATCAGCCAGCATGCCGATCTGGATCTGGCACTGCGGGCAGCCGTGTTTGGAGCCGTGGGTACGGCCGGTCAACGTTGTACCACCACACGCCGCCTCATCATCCATCGTGAGGTGTATGATCGTTTTAAGCAGATGTTACAGCATGCTTATGCCCAGCTGAGAATCGGTAATCCGCTGGATGAATCGAATCATGTGGGACCGCTCATCGATCGGCAGGCTGTAGAGCAATACCTGAACGCCATCACCGCCTGCCGGCAGCAGGGAGGACGTTTTCTGGTGGAAGGGGGTGTGCTGGAAGGACCGGGATATGAATCGGGTTGTTATGTGAAGCCCTGCATCGCCGAGGTGAACCCCGATATGCCCATCGTACAACAGGAGACCTTCGCGCCGATTTTATATATCATGCCTTACGAAAACCTGGAAGAAGCCGTTGCTATCCATAACCGGGTGCCGCAGGGGTTATCGTCGGCCATCATGACCCTCAACCTGCGCGAAGCGGAATACTTCCTCTCGGCTGCAGGCTCGGATTGCGGCATCGCCAACGTGAACATCGGTACCAGCGGAGCCGAGATCGGCGGTGCATTCGGTGGCGAAAAAGATACCGGCGGCGGTCGGGAGTCGGGTTCCGACGCCTGGAAAAACTATATGCGTCGGCAAACCTGTACCATCAACTACGGCACATCCCTGCCGCTGGCACAGGGCATTCGTTTTGATATTCAATAA
- the panB gene encoding 3-methyl-2-oxobutanoate hydroxymethyltransferase translates to MMNISAVAFLLAEIICILQKMQNDLCEMINDVWFMDKITATVKKITTHTLRQMKAAGEKISMLTAYDYTMARLLDEAGVDVLLVGDSAANVMAGYETTLPITLDQMIYHAASVVRGVKRSLVIVDLPFGSYQEDARQALHSAVRIMKETGAHGIKLEGGEPVIEAVRRIVTSGIPVMGHLGLTPQSIYQFGTYAVRAAEEQEANRLLRDAHLLEEAGCFALVLEKIPAQLARKVTEELSIPVIGIGAGRYVDGQVLVVHDMLGMNESFKPRFLRQYARLQSIIQEAVRHYVADVKAEQFPDESEQY, encoded by the coding sequence ATGATGAACATCAGTGCTGTTGCTTTTTTGCTTGCAGAAATTATCTGTATTTTGCAGAAGATGCAGAATGATTTATGCGAAATGATAAATGATGTATGGTTTATGGATAAGATTACCGCAACTGTGAAAAAAATCACTACACATACCTTACGTCAGATGAAAGCCGCGGGTGAGAAGATTTCCATGCTCACGGCCTACGATTACACCATGGCGCGTTTGTTAGATGAGGCAGGCGTAGATGTGTTGTTGGTGGGCGATTCGGCTGCCAACGTGATGGCCGGGTATGAAACGACTCTGCCCATCACACTCGATCAGATGATTTACCATGCTGCTTCGGTGGTGAGGGGGGTGAAGCGCAGCCTGGTGATCGTGGATCTGCCCTTCGGCTCCTATCAGGAAGATGCGCGTCAGGCGCTGCATTCGGCGGTGCGGATCATGAAAGAAACCGGTGCACACGGCATCAAGTTAGAAGGAGGTGAGCCGGTTATTGAGGCCGTCCGTCGCATTGTTACCTCCGGGATACCCGTCATGGGGCATCTGGGCTTAACTCCGCAGTCGATTTATCAGTTCGGCACCTATGCGGTGCGGGCGGCGGAAGAGCAGGAAGCCAATCGCCTGTTGCGCGATGCCCATTTGCTGGAAGAAGCTGGCTGCTTTGCCCTGGTACTGGAAAAAATACCGGCTCAGCTGGCCCGCAAGGTAACCGAAGAGCTGAGCATTCCGGTGATTGGCATTGGAGCCGGACGATATGTCGACGGACAGGTACTGGTGGTGCACGACATGCTGGGCATGAATGAGTCGTTCAAGCCCCGTTTTCTCCGGCAATATGCCCGGTTGCAATCCATCATTCAGGAGGCGGTGCGCCATTACGTGGCCGATGTGAAAGCAGAGCAATTTCCCGATGAGTCTGAACAATACTGA
- a CDS encoding NAD-dependent epimerase, which translates to MKILITGTAGFIGFFLAKRMIAEGYDVVGLDNINDYYDVRLKFARLEQTGILQQEIMDGKCISSRIYPNYRFIKLDLENEPALHQLFEAERFDYVCHLAAQAGVRYSLQNPYAYIQSNIVGFMHLLEMARRFPVKHFVYASTSSVYGLNARMPLSPHQPADHPISLYAATKKSNEMMAHSYSHLFGIPTTGLRFFTVYGPWGRPDMALFLFTRNMLADKPIQVFNRGEMIRDFTYVEDIVEGVKRIIEYPASGHPQWDAQHPDPACSSAPYRIYNIGNSNPVKLMDYIHAIEKALGKKAKLDLLPMQPGDVYATHADVSDLEQAVHYRPSTSVEEGVRKFVEWYRSFYQV; encoded by the coding sequence ATGAAAATTTTGATCACCGGCACAGCAGGTTTTATTGGATTTTTCCTGGCCAAACGCATGATTGCTGAGGGATATGATGTGGTAGGACTCGATAATATCAATGATTATTATGACGTACGCTTAAAATTTGCCAGGCTCGAACAAACAGGCATTCTGCAGCAAGAGATCATGGATGGCAAATGTATTTCAAGTCGAATATATCCAAATTATCGCTTCATTAAACTTGATCTTGAAAACGAACCTGCCCTGCATCAATTGTTTGAAGCCGAACGATTTGATTATGTCTGCCATCTCGCAGCTCAGGCCGGTGTGCGATATTCCCTGCAAAATCCTTATGCATATATCCAGAGCAATATCGTAGGATTTATGCATTTGCTGGAAATGGCACGTCGTTTCCCGGTGAAACATTTTGTGTATGCCAGTACATCGAGTGTATATGGATTAAACGCACGTATGCCGCTTTCGCCGCACCAACCAGCCGATCATCCCATCAGCCTGTATGCCGCCACCAAAAAATCCAATGAAATGATGGCACACAGTTACAGTCATCTGTTTGGTATTCCCACCACAGGCTTGCGCTTCTTCACTGTGTATGGCCCCTGGGGAAGACCCGATATGGCTTTGTTTTTATTCACTCGCAATATGCTGGCCGATAAACCCATACAGGTTTTCAATCGTGGTGAAATGATCCGCGATTTTACGTATGTGGAAGATATTGTGGAAGGTGTGAAACGTATTATTGAATATCCTGCCAGCGGGCATCCGCAATGGGATGCGCAACATCCTGATCCAGCTTGCTCTTCAGCACCTTATCGAATTTATAATATCGGTAATAGCAATCCCGTGAAGTTAATGGATTATATTCATGCTATCGAAAAAGCATTAGGGAAAAAAGCAAAACTCGATTTATTGCCCATGCAACCCGGCGATGTATATGCCACACATGCCGACGTGAGCGATCTGGAACAGGCCGTGCATTATCGGCCATCTACATCGGTGGAAGAAGGCGTTAGAAAATTTGTGGAATGGTATCGATCCTTTTATCAAGTGTGA